A part of Acidobacteriota bacterium genomic DNA contains:
- a CDS encoding type II toxin-antitoxin system Phd/YefM family antitoxin has protein sequence MKEIAAREAKNRFGQLLDAAQSAPVRLTKKGRPVGVVMSMEQYERLRGAAWARLTETMDRLGAEATARGLTEARLDALLSDDD, from the coding sequence ATGAAGGAGATCGCGGCCAGGGAGGCCAAGAACCGGTTTGGACAACTGTTGGATGCAGCCCAGAGCGCACCGGTACGACTGACGAAGAAGGGCCGGCCGGTCGGAGTCGTCATGTCGATGGAGCAGTACGAACGGCTGCGGGGCGCGGCATGGGCGCGCCTGACCGAAACGATGGACCGCCTGGGGGCCGAAGCCACGGCGCGCGGTTTGACCGAAGCCCGGCTGGATGCGCTCCTGAGCGATGACGACTGA
- the pyrF gene encoding orotidine-5'-phosphate decarboxylase, with translation MAQTPGQERLIVALDVDSIERGAELADQLRRVRMFKLGWRLLMAGLRTRGLAELWQSITGTGRQIFVDLKVPDIGNTVADVVGDLARDPQVRFLTLHENMQARDIERARAARGESATPQLLMVPFVSSLSAEDFPKVAPAAVAQGMTMNEWILERAGSALDRGCDGIIASGDAIALCRNRWPRDGAREVVIVSPGIRPAGSGADDHKRLTTPTDAIRAGADYLVVGRPILHAPDPAAAADAIISEVDAALLSGAEKAKETG, from the coding sequence ATGGCGCAGACCCCCGGACAGGAACGATTGATCGTGGCGCTCGACGTCGACAGCATCGAGCGCGGGGCGGAGCTGGCGGATCAGCTTCGGCGCGTGCGGATGTTCAAGCTGGGCTGGCGCCTGCTGATGGCGGGGTTGCGGACGCGCGGACTGGCGGAGCTGTGGCAGTCGATTACGGGCACCGGGCGCCAGATTTTCGTCGACCTGAAAGTGCCGGACATCGGGAACACGGTGGCGGACGTCGTGGGCGATCTGGCGCGGGATCCCCAGGTCCGGTTCCTGACGCTGCACGAGAACATGCAGGCGCGTGACATCGAGCGAGCGCGGGCGGCACGCGGGGAGAGCGCGACGCCGCAACTGCTGATGGTGCCCTTCGTATCGAGCCTGTCGGCGGAGGATTTTCCGAAGGTCGCGCCTGCGGCCGTGGCACAGGGAATGACGATGAACGAGTGGATCCTCGAGCGGGCCGGCTCGGCTCTCGACCGCGGTTGCGACGGGATCATCGCGTCCGGGGATGCGATCGCGCTCTGCCGCAACCGCTGGCCGCGGGATGGCGCGCGCGAGGTGGTCATCGTCAGCCCGGGTATCCGGCCGGCGGGTTCCGGGGCGGACGATCACAAGCGGCTGACGACGCCAACGGATGCGATCCGGGCGGGCGCCGACTATCTGGTGGTGGGACGTCCGATCCTGCACGCGCCGGACCCCGCCGCCGCAGCCGACGCGATTATCTCGGAAGTGGACGCGGCGCTCTTGAGCGGTGCCGAGAAAGCGAAGGAGACCGGATGA
- a CDS encoding DinB family protein: protein MTTQPEVWLRGPVEGFEPLLMPAVHSLLQAREDIEGLVASVPADHVWQRPGGAASIGFHVRHLGGALDRLLTYARGEMLSDAQRAAARTEREPGEPPESLGEAVAAAGALIERALDQLRATTREDLLAPRKVGRLGLPSTTLGLVFHAAEHCTRHAGQAISTARILQGASDS, encoded by the coding sequence ATGACAACGCAACCTGAAGTCTGGCTCCGCGGCCCCGTCGAAGGCTTCGAGCCGCTGCTCATGCCGGCCGTGCACTCCTTGCTGCAGGCGCGCGAGGATATCGAGGGCTTGGTCGCGTCGGTGCCGGCCGACCATGTCTGGCAGCGCCCCGGGGGCGCTGCGTCGATCGGCTTTCACGTCCGCCACCTGGGAGGAGCGCTCGATCGCCTGCTCACCTATGCGCGGGGCGAGATGCTGTCCGACGCGCAGCGGGCCGCCGCACGGACCGAACGCGAGCCCGGCGAACCGCCCGAATCGCTAGGCGAGGCCGTGGCCGCCGCCGGTGCATTGATCGAGCGTGCGCTGGACCAGTTGCGGGCCACCACCCGGGAGGATCTCCTGGCCCCCAGGAAGGTCGGTCGCCTGGGCCTTCCGAGCACTACGCTGGGCCTGGTCTTCCATGCGGCGGAGCACTGCACGCGGCATGCCGGGCAGGCGATATCGACGGCGAGGATTCTGCAAGGCGCGAGCGATTCGTAG
- a CDS encoding putative toxin-antitoxin system toxin component, PIN family — MTTERVVIDTNVLISAALQPSGSPRAVIDALRETGGILLFSDETFDELRTRMLSPKFDRYARPDARAVFLAQLEAVSAWVSIVGATLGCRDPHDDKLLETALQGRADSLVTGDEDLLVLSPFQGIPILTPRDWLRR; from the coding sequence ATGACGACTGAACGGGTGGTGATCGACACCAATGTGTTGATCAGCGCGGCGCTCCAACCCTCCGGGTCTCCCCGGGCGGTCATCGACGCCCTCCGCGAGACCGGCGGGATCCTGCTCTTCTCGGACGAGACCTTCGACGAACTGCGGACGCGGATGCTGTCGCCGAAGTTCGATCGGTACGCCCGTCCGGATGCACGCGCCGTCTTCCTCGCACAACTCGAAGCGGTTTCGGCCTGGGTGTCGATTGTCGGCGCGACGCTCGGATGCCGCGATCCGCACGACGACAAGCTCCTCGAAACCGCGTTGCAGGGGCGGGCGGACAGCCTTGTGACCGGCGACGAGGACCTGCTGGTGCTTTCGCCCTTCCAGGGCATTCCCATCCTGACTCCCAGGGATTGGCTTCGACGGTAA
- a CDS encoding acido-empty-quinoprotein group A: MVPLAVIALLPVAVASAQNEDGLDPAALLEPLEATWPTYSGDYTGRRYSALTQVNTENVHQMSLAWTRAIDTGMPNRLEGPGAPDFVGGEGTGDFIIGGQRLKGAILYVDDVLYLTAPDHVWALDARTGDEIWHYFWKTRGSIHIGNRGAAIWRNALFFETPDNYLVSLDRRTGEERWHVEIAGFEEQYFSTMAPIVAGDHVLVGTGNDLDAPGFLQSFDPETGERQWIFYTVPMTLDSPGIDTWPNLDAARHGGGQVWVPGVYDPETNYYIFGTGNPTPGYTGIARRGDNLFTCTLIAVDVATGEMAWYFQTSPHDTHDWDSAQTPILIDGVIDGVPRKLVSTAARNGYFFTVDRVTGEHVATSRYGATANWASHIRETGEPEPAPEKEAIIPGALVSPVEGGVVNWQPPAFNPDTGLFYTQENNGFNLLYLTDPDPRGSMGLGGKDRIVVGSGGNAFTAIDYRTGEKVWRHPWPVGGGGGAGVLTTAGGLVFTGDGSGNFVAFDAATGELVWHTRVGNISNAPQTYLVDGRQHVLIAVDQRLFAFVLN; encoded by the coding sequence ATGGTCCCGCTGGCGGTGATCGCGCTGTTGCCCGTCGCGGTCGCTTCGGCCCAGAACGAAGACGGGCTCGATCCGGCGGCGCTGCTCGAACCGCTCGAGGCGACGTGGCCGACCTATTCGGGCGATTACACCGGCCGGCGCTACAGCGCGCTGACCCAGGTGAACACCGAGAACGTCCACCAGATGTCACTCGCCTGGACGCGCGCGATCGACACCGGGATGCCGAACCGGCTCGAAGGACCGGGCGCGCCCGACTTCGTCGGCGGAGAGGGCACCGGCGACTTCATCATCGGTGGCCAGCGGCTGAAGGGGGCGATCCTGTACGTGGACGACGTCCTCTACCTCACCGCGCCGGACCACGTCTGGGCGCTCGATGCGCGCACCGGCGACGAGATCTGGCACTACTTCTGGAAGACCCGCGGGAGCATTCACATCGGTAATCGCGGCGCCGCGATCTGGCGGAACGCGCTCTTCTTCGAGACGCCCGACAACTACCTGGTCTCGCTCGACCGCCGCACCGGCGAGGAGCGGTGGCACGTCGAGATTGCGGGCTTCGAGGAGCAGTACTTCTCGACGATGGCGCCGATCGTGGCAGGGGATCACGTCCTGGTCGGCACCGGCAACGATCTCGACGCGCCCGGCTTCCTGCAGTCGTTCGATCCGGAGACGGGGGAGCGGCAGTGGATCTTCTACACGGTGCCGATGACCCTCGATTCCCCCGGCATCGACACCTGGCCGAACCTCGACGCGGCGCGCCACGGCGGCGGCCAGGTCTGGGTGCCGGGCGTCTACGACCCGGAGACGAATTACTACATCTTCGGTACCGGCAACCCGACGCCTGGCTATACAGGCATCGCGCGGCGGGGCGACAACCTGTTTACCTGCACGCTGATCGCGGTTGACGTGGCGACCGGCGAGATGGCCTGGTACTTTCAGACGTCGCCACATGACACGCACGACTGGGACTCGGCGCAGACCCCGATCCTGATCGACGGCGTGATTGACGGCGTTCCGCGCAAGCTGGTCTCGACCGCGGCTCGCAACGGCTACTTCTTCACCGTCGACCGCGTCACCGGAGAGCATGTCGCGACCAGCCGCTACGGCGCCACGGCGAACTGGGCCAGCCACATCCGCGAAACCGGCGAACCAGAGCCCGCACCGGAGAAGGAAGCCATCATTCCGGGCGCGCTGGTCTCGCCGGTCGAGGGCGGCGTCGTGAACTGGCAGCCGCCGGCGTTCAATCCGGATACCGGCCTCTTCTATACGCAGGAGAACAACGGGTTTAATCTGCTCTACCTGACCGACCCCGACCCGCGGGGATCGATGGGGCTGGGCGGAAAGGACCGGATCGTCGTGGGCTCGGGGGGCAACGCCTTCACCGCCATCGACTATCGGACCGGTGAGAAGGTCTGGCGACACCCCTGGCCGGTCGGCGGCGGCGGCGGGGCGGGTGTGCTGACGACGGCGGGCGGCCTGGTCTTCACGGGCGACGGCAGCGGGAACTTTGTGGCGTTCGACGCCGCGACCGGGGAACTGGTCTGGCACACGCGCGTCGGCAACATCTCGAACGCTCCCCAGACCTACCTGGTGGACGGCCGGCAGCACGTCTTGATCGCCGTGGATCAACGGCTGTTTGCGTTCGTGCTGAATTAG
- a CDS encoding DUF4159 domain-containing protein, with protein sequence MRRWQRSLRAPALAAVAATALAMALLVVAVTATGAQPLFRGVGDWGSIGLPYKADFTFVRLRWDRGEPGGPMYGRGPNFWIHEFPRAEQHLMTLLDDFTTVDANVAGSLILTLDDPALFRHPIALMQEPGFWLMTDEEAAQLRAFLLKGGFVIFNDFEGRQWENFEGQMRRVLPDGRWLPLDPGHRIFDSFFQVTELDLPNPFNHHLAGLVPEYFGLFEDNDPDGRLMAIANYNTNLAEFWQSGGTGFFPVEPMNNGFELGINYMIYGLTH encoded by the coding sequence ATGCGCCGATGGCAGCGGTCGCTCCGGGCCCCAGCGCTGGCTGCCGTCGCGGCCACCGCGCTAGCGATGGCTCTGCTCGTCGTTGCGGTGACGGCAACCGGCGCGCAGCCGCTGTTCCGCGGCGTCGGTGACTGGGGCAGCATCGGCCTTCCCTACAAGGCGGACTTCACGTTCGTTCGCCTGCGCTGGGACCGCGGCGAACCGGGCGGGCCAATGTACGGCCGCGGCCCGAATTTCTGGATACACGAGTTCCCGCGTGCCGAGCAGCACTTGATGACGCTGCTCGACGACTTCACCACGGTGGACGCCAACGTCGCGGGAAGCCTCATCCTCACGCTGGACGACCCTGCACTTTTCCGCCACCCGATTGCCCTGATGCAGGAGCCCGGCTTCTGGCTGATGACCGACGAGGAAGCGGCGCAGCTCCGCGCCTTCCTCCTGAAGGGCGGCTTCGTCATCTTCAACGACTTCGAAGGCCGCCAGTGGGAGAACTTCGAGGGCCAGATGCGGCGCGTCTTGCCCGACGGCCGGTGGCTCCCGCTGGACCCCGGCCACCGCATCTTCGACAGCTTCTTCCAGGTGACGGAACTGGATCTTCCCAATCCCTTCAATCACCACCTGGCGGGGCTCGTCCCCGAGTACTTCGGCCTCTTCGAGGACAACGACCCCGATGGCCGCCTTATGGCCATCGCCAACTACAACACCAACCTGGCCGAATTCTGGCAGTCCGGCGGCACCGGTTTCTTCCCCGTCGAGCCGATGAACAACGGCTTCGAGCTGGGGATCAACTACATGATCTACGGCCTGACGCACTGA
- a CDS encoding c-type cytochrome, producing MNVVCRLTFTARMLFAFGQHGRRRTMTGIARKIGAALLLFAGATLVVAAQTQPRQRDRTQEPYDAFQRPPGDPEVIQRGQALYGLHCRACHGIDLRGGDLGGPNLLRSQLVLRDREGELIWPVIRDGQTTLGGSSMPPQSLSEDDALAVAVYMHSVLATATRQGGPPEGAEVELNILVGDADAGRAYFEANCAACHSPTGDLAGIASEITESQELQNTWVRGQRLGAERPPVTVTVTRSSGERVVGTLDRYDDFYVSLVTADGERRSFRRRGNEPRVELDDPAGRHTELLPIYTDTDIHNVTAYLATLR from the coding sequence ATGAATGTTGTTTGCCGATTAACATTCACGGCACGAATGCTATTCGCGTTTGGCCAGCATGGACGCCGGCGCACGATGACCGGCATCGCTCGGAAGATTGGCGCCGCCTTGCTGTTGTTCGCGGGCGCGACACTCGTCGTCGCGGCACAGACCCAGCCGCGGCAGCGCGACCGGACGCAGGAGCCGTACGACGCGTTCCAGCGCCCGCCGGGCGACCCCGAGGTGATTCAGCGCGGTCAGGCACTCTACGGCCTTCACTGCCGCGCCTGCCACGGCATCGACTTGCGCGGCGGGGACCTGGGCGGCCCGAACCTGTTGCGGTCGCAACTGGTGCTGCGCGACCGCGAGGGCGAGCTGATCTGGCCCGTGATCCGGGACGGCCAGACGACACTGGGCGGGTCGTCGATGCCGCCGCAGTCGCTCTCGGAGGACGACGCGCTTGCGGTGGCCGTCTACATGCACAGCGTCCTGGCTACCGCGACGCGGCAGGGCGGTCCGCCGGAGGGGGCGGAAGTCGAGTTGAACATCCTCGTCGGCGACGCCGATGCGGGGCGCGCGTACTTCGAGGCGAACTGTGCAGCGTGCCACTCCCCGACCGGCGACCTGGCCGGCATCGCCTCGGAGATCACGGAGTCGCAGGAGCTGCAGAACACCTGGGTGCGCGGGCAGCGGCTCGGCGCCGAGCGGCCGCCGGTCACGGTCACGGTGACGCGGTCGTCAGGTGAGCGCGTCGTCGGTACGCTCGACCGCTACGACGACTTCTACGTCTCGCTGGTGACCGCCGACGGTGAGCGCCGCTCGTTCCGCCGGCGCGGCAACGAACCACGCGTCGAGCTGGACGATCCGGCGGGGCGGCACACGGAGCTGCTGCCGATCTACACGGATACCGACATTCACAACGTCACGGCGTACCTGGCGACGCTACGGTAG